A stretch of the Bradyrhizobium arachidis genome encodes the following:
- the rpmF gene encoding 50S ribosomal protein L32 has protein sequence MAVPRRKTSPSRRGMRRSADALKKPTYVEDKDSGELRRPHHLDLKTGMYKGRQVLKKKES, from the coding sequence ATGGCCGTTCCGAGACGTAAAACCTCGCCGTCGCGCCGTGGCATGCGCCGCTCGGCGGACGCGCTGAAGAAGCCGACCTACGTGGAAGACAAGGACTCGGGCGAGCTCCGCCGTCCGCATCATCTCGACCTCAAGACCGGCATGTACAAGGGCCGGCAGGTCCTGAAGAAGAAAGAGTCCTGA
- a CDS encoding tripartite tricarboxylate transporter substrate binding protein codes for MSRYRLGTIVFAMGALLSVAAGAQDYPTKPITLIVPWPAGGSTDLSMRAIADSASKVLGQPIVIDNKAGGSGTVGPATMAAAAKPDGYTIAQIPITVFRLPLMQEVSWDPAKDFTYIVHLTGYTFGVTTSAESQFKSWKDVVDFAKANPGKVTYATPGTGTSLHIGMEQIAAMSGIKLTQVPFKGGAETNAAVLGQHTMLQADSTGWRPLVDAGKLKLLMVWTGARSPNYPDVPTLKELGYPMIYDSPFGVAGPKGMDPKIVAKLHDAFKKAVEDPAVIATLAKYDMVPNYKNTEDYKKFVVEVTESERKVIDTLGLAKK; via the coding sequence ATGTCGCGTTATCGGCTGGGAACGATTGTATTTGCCATGGGTGCGCTGCTCTCCGTTGCGGCCGGCGCCCAGGATTATCCGACCAAGCCGATCACGCTGATCGTGCCGTGGCCAGCCGGCGGGTCGACCGACCTCTCGATGCGCGCGATCGCCGACAGTGCCTCGAAAGTGCTGGGCCAGCCGATCGTGATCGACAACAAGGCCGGCGGCAGCGGCACGGTCGGCCCCGCGACCATGGCGGCGGCGGCAAAGCCCGACGGCTACACCATCGCGCAGATCCCGATCACGGTGTTCCGCCTGCCCCTGATGCAGGAAGTGTCTTGGGATCCGGCGAAGGATTTTACCTACATCGTCCATCTCACCGGCTACACGTTTGGCGTGACTACCAGCGCGGAGTCGCAGTTCAAGAGCTGGAAGGACGTGGTCGACTTCGCCAAGGCCAACCCAGGCAAGGTGACCTATGCGACGCCGGGCACCGGCACCTCGCTGCATATCGGCATGGAGCAGATCGCCGCGATGTCCGGCATCAAGCTCACCCAGGTGCCGTTCAAGGGCGGCGCGGAGACCAACGCCGCGGTGCTGGGACAGCACACCATGCTGCAGGCCGACTCCACCGGTTGGCGGCCGCTGGTCGACGCCGGCAAGCTGAAGCTGCTGATGGTGTGGACCGGCGCGCGTTCGCCGAACTATCCCGACGTGCCGACGCTGAAGGAGCTCGGCTATCCCATGATCTACGACTCCCCGTTTGGAGTCGCGGGTCCCAAGGGCATGGACCCAAAAATCGTCGCCAAGCTGCACGATGCCTTCAAGAAGGCGGTCGAGGACCCCGCGGTCATCGCCACGCTCGCCAAATACGACATGGTGCCGAACTACAAGAACACCGAGGACTACAAGAAGTTCGTCGTCGAGGTCACGGAATCCGAGCGCAAGGTCATCGACACGCTCGGGCTGGCGAAGAAGTAG
- a CDS encoding polyprenyl synthetase family protein: MTGTTPPDFAKRLDKTADDTEALLSRLLSDDVLPDEIARPKRLMDAMRYSSLNGGKRLRPFLVVESAAVFGVPREAALLAGAALECIHCYSLIHDDLPAMDNSDLRRGRPTLHKKTDDATAILAGDGLLTLAFDIITRDEIHRDANVRLLLTRALARCAGIGGMVGGQILDLAGEGRFGGNEPIDVARIQQMKTGALLRYGCIAGAILGQASQKEYQALDDYGRALGEAFQIADDLLDVEGDAAALGKPSGQDAALGKTTFVTQLGIEGAKQRVRDLLARADAAVSIFGDRAAVLQAAAHFVAERKN, encoded by the coding sequence ATGACCGGCACGACCCCGCCCGACTTCGCCAAACGCCTGGACAAGACCGCCGACGATACCGAAGCCCTGCTGTCCCGGCTGTTGTCGGACGACGTCCTGCCCGACGAGATCGCGCGGCCGAAGCGGCTGATGGACGCGATGCGCTATTCGAGCCTTAACGGCGGCAAGCGGCTGCGCCCGTTCCTCGTGGTCGAGAGCGCCGCCGTGTTCGGCGTGCCGCGCGAGGCCGCATTGCTCGCCGGCGCGGCGCTGGAGTGCATCCACTGCTATTCACTGATCCATGACGATCTGCCGGCGATGGACAATTCGGACCTGCGCCGCGGCCGCCCCACCCTGCACAAGAAGACCGACGATGCGACCGCGATCCTCGCCGGCGACGGCCTGCTCACGCTCGCCTTCGACATCATCACCCGCGACGAGATCCATCGCGACGCCAATGTGCGGCTGCTCTTGACGCGCGCGCTGGCGCGCTGCGCTGGCATTGGCGGCATGGTCGGCGGCCAGATCCTCGATCTCGCCGGCGAAGGCCGCTTTGGCGGCAACGAGCCGATCGATGTCGCCCGTATTCAGCAGATGAAGACCGGCGCGCTGCTCCGCTATGGCTGCATCGCCGGCGCGATCCTCGGCCAGGCCTCGCAAAAGGAATATCAGGCGCTCGACGATTACGGCCGCGCGCTCGGCGAAGCCTTCCAGATCGCCGACGATTTGCTCGACGTTGAAGGTGATGCGGCCGCTCTCGGCAAGCCCTCGGGGCAAGACGCTGCACTCGGCAAGACCACCTTCGTCACCCAGCTCGGCATCGAAGGCGCCAAGCAGCGCGTGCGCGATCTCCTGGCGCGCGCCGACGCCGCGGTCTCAATCTTCGGCGACCGCGCCGCGGTGCTGCAAGCCGCCGCGCACTTCGTCGCCGAGCGGAAGAACTGA
- a CDS encoding tripartite tricarboxylate transporter TctB family protein, which yields MDNDRNVKLRLSNSELWGGLIGLALGGFVIWQGLKLKLGTINDPGSGYVLFYTGILMCVFAAAIIFSAITEGGPTLASRWENTRWTKPLLLIACLTAFSFALEPLGFLLSSIPLMLLLLRLIDPVRWTLAVPIAVLVPSGMWWVLKRLLLIQLPSGLFGIG from the coding sequence ATGGACAACGACCGCAACGTCAAACTCCGCCTCAGCAATTCCGAACTCTGGGGCGGGCTGATCGGGCTGGCGCTCGGCGGCTTCGTGATCTGGCAGGGATTGAAGCTCAAGCTCGGCACCATCAACGATCCCGGCTCCGGCTATGTGCTGTTCTACACAGGCATTTTGATGTGCGTGTTCGCGGCCGCCATCATCTTCTCGGCGATCACCGAGGGCGGGCCGACGCTGGCGTCGCGCTGGGAGAATACGCGCTGGACCAAGCCGCTGCTGCTGATCGCCTGCCTCACCGCGTTCTCCTTCGCGCTGGAGCCGCTCGGCTTCCTGCTGTCGTCGATCCCCTTGATGCTGCTGCTGTTGCGCCTGATCGATCCGGTGCGCTGGACGCTTGCGGTCCCGATCGCGGTGCTGGTGCCATCAGGCATGTGGTGGGTGCTCAAGCGCCTCTTGTTGATCCAACTGCCTTCGGGCCTGTTCGGGATCGGTTGA
- a CDS encoding MarR family winged helix-turn-helix transcriptional regulator gives MTRTKRTPAGDALTDCILELFRANSLLLTAGDRLVAQLGLTSARWQILGAIVSAERPEPVAWLARNLGANRQNVQRIVNDLERDGLVAFETNPHHRRAQLVVLTGKGQQTFDAALRLQAPWVNGLADGLSVKEIETAHRVVTALRDRLEGNDEE, from the coding sequence ATGACCAGGACCAAGAGAACCCCGGCGGGCGACGCCTTGACCGACTGCATTCTCGAGCTGTTCCGCGCCAACAGCCTGCTTCTCACGGCCGGCGACCGGCTGGTGGCGCAGCTCGGCCTGACCAGCGCTCGCTGGCAGATCCTGGGGGCCATCGTCAGTGCAGAGCGGCCCGAGCCGGTCGCCTGGCTCGCCCGCAACCTCGGGGCCAACCGCCAGAACGTGCAGCGCATCGTCAACGATCTCGAACGCGACGGGCTCGTCGCATTCGAGACCAATCCGCATCATCGCCGCGCGCAGCTCGTCGTCCTCACCGGCAAGGGGCAGCAGACCTTCGACGCGGCGCTCCGCCTGCAGGCGCCGTGGGTCAATGGTCTCGCGGACGGACTATCGGTCAAGGAGATCGAAACCGCGCATCGCGTGGTGACGGCGCTACGCGACCGGCTGGAGGGCAATGATGAGGAGTGA
- a CDS encoding PAS-domain containing protein has product MTTNRKTRPEAAGTEALLALSQLALDRMEQGVCVYDADNRVILFNRRYLELFNMSADVVRTGASYRDVLAHSASLGNFPVSEVDNLFRERIALLSAGKPFRAEQRLSNGLVLALDLKPLPEGGWMTICDDVSRLARLEAELRLQAERSRHALANMSHGLVMYDAEGSLIVCNNQFIELYGLDPDIIKPGVAHQALVEHWFARGNSAETPAETFHDNRMKEVRRQSPNMVFLKRFDGRITQAVSRFLPEGGWVTSHEDVTERRKQEEALKQQNMLLDGALENMAHGLCFYDSDMRLRLSNNRYREIYRLSEEEARPGTHLGELIERSMANGAFSSEYSPQQILDAARARIKSRDHSAMRRRMADDTVVSVRYCTLPEGGFVATYEDITERERAIEELSEQYRRFDAALNNMSQGLCMLDSHLRVIVCNTRYIEMYGLSPDVVKPGISMREIMEYSCSLGIHPNTTAAQLYADYVERLREGEHTLHRHLSDGRIIKLNHKRMAHGGWVVTYEDVTERHKAQARVAHMARHDSLTELPNRTLFRDRMNDGLAEITVSGGEMAVLCLDLDNFKTVNDRLGHAAGDRLLRWVAARLKEHAGEHDTVARLGGDEFALLQRGPQPESAERLARRLVEIIGRPPPLENQSIHVGVSIGIALAPEHGLDADELMKCADLALYQAKAKGRGAYQLFQPEMEELARSRHALEHDLRGALEAREFHLVFQPQVRLDSSELTGFEALLRWKHPVRGMVSPAEFIPIAEETGLIIPIGEWVLRAACATAVTWPETMTIAVNLSPVQFRSRGLVAMVTNALAEAGLPPQRLELEVTETALLDDNETTIDTLHQLRALGVRISLDDFGVGYSSLSYLRKFPFDRIKIDRSFVGTLGESPESVAIVRTIASLGSVLGVETTAEGVETSDQLEFVRASGCTAVQGFYFGRPCPAAEIDRMIESLSAIRRVA; this is encoded by the coding sequence ATGACGACGAACCGCAAGACCAGGCCGGAGGCCGCCGGCACGGAAGCCCTGCTCGCGCTGAGCCAGCTTGCGCTCGATCGCATGGAGCAGGGCGTCTGTGTCTACGACGCGGACAACCGGGTCATACTGTTCAACCGGCGCTATCTCGAGCTGTTCAACATGTCGGCCGACGTGGTGCGGACAGGCGCGAGTTATCGCGATGTGCTCGCGCACTCGGCCTCGCTCGGCAACTTTCCCGTGAGTGAGGTCGACAATCTCTTCCGCGAGCGCATCGCGCTGCTTTCGGCCGGCAAGCCGTTTCGCGCGGAGCAGAGGCTGTCGAACGGGCTAGTGCTGGCGCTCGACCTGAAGCCCCTGCCCGAGGGCGGATGGATGACGATCTGCGACGACGTCAGCCGCCTCGCCCGGCTCGAGGCGGAGTTGCGTTTGCAGGCCGAGCGCAGCCGGCACGCGCTCGCCAACATGTCGCACGGCCTCGTGATGTACGATGCCGAGGGCAGTCTGATCGTCTGCAACAACCAGTTCATCGAGCTCTATGGTCTTGATCCCGACATCATCAAGCCGGGCGTGGCGCACCAGGCGCTGGTCGAGCACTGGTTCGCACGCGGCAATTCGGCCGAGACGCCGGCCGAGACATTCCACGACAACCGGATGAAAGAGGTTCGCCGGCAAAGTCCGAACATGGTGTTTCTCAAGCGCTTCGACGGACGGATCACGCAGGCCGTCTCGCGCTTCCTGCCCGAAGGCGGGTGGGTGACCTCGCATGAGGACGTCACCGAGCGGCGGAAGCAGGAAGAGGCGCTGAAGCAGCAGAACATGCTGCTCGATGGCGCGCTCGAGAACATGGCGCACGGGCTGTGCTTCTACGACAGCGACATGCGGCTGCGTCTCAGCAACAACCGCTATCGCGAGATCTACCGGCTGTCGGAAGAGGAGGCCCGGCCCGGCACGCATCTCGGCGAGCTGATCGAACGCTCGATGGCCAACGGCGCCTTCTCCTCGGAATACTCGCCGCAGCAAATTCTCGATGCCGCTCGCGCCCGCATCAAGAGCCGCGACCACTCCGCGATGCGCCGGCGCATGGCTGATGACACCGTGGTCTCGGTGCGCTATTGCACCTTGCCCGAGGGCGGCTTCGTCGCGACCTATGAGGACATCACCGAGCGCGAACGCGCGATCGAGGAGCTGAGCGAGCAGTATCGCCGGTTCGACGCGGCGCTCAACAATATGAGCCAGGGGCTGTGCATGCTCGACAGCCATCTGCGCGTCATCGTCTGCAACACCCGCTACATCGAGATGTACGGCCTCTCGCCCGACGTGGTGAAACCTGGCATCTCCATGCGCGAGATCATGGAGTATAGCTGCTCGCTCGGCATCCACCCGAACACCACGGCGGCGCAGCTCTATGCAGATTATGTCGAGCGGTTGCGCGAGGGTGAGCACACGCTGCACCGTCACCTCAGCGACGGGCGCATCATCAAGCTGAACCACAAGCGGATGGCGCATGGCGGCTGGGTCGTCACCTATGAGGACGTCACCGAGCGCCACAAGGCGCAGGCGCGCGTCGCCCATATGGCGCGGCACGACTCATTGACGGAATTGCCCAACCGCACGCTGTTCCGCGACAGGATGAACGACGGCCTGGCCGAGATCACGGTGTCCGGCGGCGAGATGGCGGTGCTGTGCCTCGACCTCGACAATTTCAAAACAGTCAACGACCGGCTCGGCCATGCTGCCGGCGACCGCCTGTTGCGCTGGGTGGCCGCGCGGCTGAAGGAGCATGCCGGCGAGCACGACACGGTGGCGCGGCTCGGCGGCGACGAATTCGCGCTACTGCAACGCGGACCGCAACCGGAATCCGCCGAACGGCTGGCGCGCCGTCTGGTCGAGATCATCGGCCGGCCGCCGCCGCTGGAGAACCAGTCGATCCATGTCGGCGTCAGCATCGGCATTGCGCTCGCGCCCGAGCACGGGCTCGACGCCGATGAATTGATGAAATGCGCCGACCTCGCGCTATACCAGGCCAAGGCCAAGGGCCGCGGCGCCTACCAGCTCTTCCAGCCCGAGATGGAGGAGCTGGCACGCTCGCGGCACGCGCTGGAGCACGATCTGCGCGGCGCGCTGGAAGCGCGCGAATTCCATCTCGTCTTTCAGCCGCAGGTTCGCCTCGATAGCTCCGAGCTGACCGGCTTCGAGGCGCTGTTGCGCTGGAAGCACCCGGTGCGCGGCATGGTGTCGCCCGCCGAATTCATTCCGATCGCGGAGGAGACCGGACTCATCATTCCGATCGGCGAGTGGGTGCTGCGGGCGGCCTGTGCAACCGCGGTCACCTGGCCCGAGACCATGACCATCGCAGTGAACCTGTCGCCGGTGCAGTTCCGCTCCCGCGGGCTGGTCGCCATGGTCACGAACGCGCTGGCCGAAGCCGGCCTGCCGCCGCAACGGCTCGAGCTCGAGGTCACCGAGACCGCGCTGCTCGACGACAACGAGACCACCATCGACACGCTGCACCAGCTCCGCGCCCTCGGCGTGCGCATCAGCCTCGACGATTTTGGCGTCGGTTATTCCTCGCTGAGCTACTTGCGCAAGTTTCCGTTCGACCGGATCAAGATCGACCGCTCCTTCGTCGGCACGCTCGGTGAGAGCCCGGAGAGCGTGGCCATCGTCCGCACCATCGCGAGCCTCGGCTCCGTGCTTGGCGTCGAGACCACGGCCGAAGGCGTCGAGACCTCGGACCAGCTCGAATTCGTCCGCGCATCCGGCTGCACCGCCGTCCAGGGTTTTTACTTTGGCCGCCCCTGCCCCGCCGCGGAGATCGATCGCATGATCGAGAGCCTGAGCGCGATCCGCCGCGTGGCGTAA
- the mtgA gene encoding monofunctional biosynthetic peptidoglycan transglycosylase: MRVVKILLLVCLVALLVPYLITPFYRTGHPVSTLMAWRSLRGAPMHRQWIDLSDMSPYLPRAVVAAEDAHFCKHHGIDWGALREAIDDAQEDGTPFRGASTITQQVAKNLFLWQGRDPIRKVLEFPLALWIDLVLPKQRILEIYLNIAELGPQGQFGVETGAAFAFGKSAANLSAREAALLASILPNPVKRSARTPGPGVRRLAVTYVARAQASSLQTCWRENR; this comes from the coding sequence TTGCGCGTCGTCAAAATCCTGTTGCTGGTGTGTCTCGTCGCGCTTCTGGTGCCTTATCTGATCACGCCGTTCTACCGCACCGGCCATCCCGTCTCGACGCTGATGGCCTGGCGTTCCCTGCGCGGCGCGCCGATGCACCGGCAATGGATCGATCTGTCTGACATGTCGCCTTACCTGCCGCGCGCGGTGGTCGCCGCGGAAGATGCCCATTTCTGCAAGCATCACGGCATCGACTGGGGCGCGCTGCGCGAGGCGATCGACGACGCGCAGGAGGATGGCACGCCGTTCCGGGGCGCCTCCACCATCACCCAGCAGGTGGCGAAGAACCTGTTCCTCTGGCAGGGCCGGGACCCCATCCGGAAGGTGCTGGAGTTCCCGTTGGCGTTGTGGATCGACCTGGTGCTGCCCAAACAGCGGATTCTGGAAATCTACCTCAACATCGCCGAGCTCGGGCCCCAGGGGCAGTTCGGCGTCGAAACCGGGGCCGCCTTTGCCTTTGGCAAATCGGCCGCGAACCTCTCGGCGCGGGAGGCGGCGCTGTTGGCCTCGATCCTGCCCAATCCGGTCAAGCGTAGCGCCCGCACCCCCGGGCCGGGCGTTCGGCGGCTGGCCGTAACCTATGTGGCGCGGGCGCAAGCCAGCTCATTGCAGACCTGCTGGCGGGAAAATCGTTGA
- a CDS encoding bifunctional diguanylate cyclase/phosphodiesterase — MTLLVPQASDILASLGQEVFVWDLASDAIQWGDQAGQIFAGIPPERLASGAEFSKLIEPAQSIRTAALAQTSAVHGADGTPYRVEYGVRMSASEPLLWIEETGRWFAGPDGRPVRAQGIVRVNNERHARDEELVRLARLDPLTGELNRTHLIAALAEAIEESTRFRSTAAFMLVGIDHLARVNDAFGFDVADAVILDIAKRIRARLRGGDVLGRFSGNKFGLILKNCTIDDMNVAAERFLAGIRDDVVPTRSGPVSVTASIGAVSVPRYARNADEAVNRAHETLDAAKRRRAGSFGIWRPNAERDAQRRVNIRVTDEIVTALNERRIVLAYEPVVAAASREGAFYECLVRMEQGDGSTLLAPDIVPVAERLGLIRLVDHRVLELVVAELAASPHVQLSLNISPDTTMDPDWWASIESLMLAHPGVAERLIVEITETVAIQDIDDVRAFVGRLKHFGSRIAIDDFGAGYTSFRNLRKLGVDIVKIDGAFVQNITHSADDRAFVHTLIDLARRLDIKTVAEWVQDEEAANLLRDWGCDFIQGRLIGLASAERPWGAPPDSALPAAG, encoded by the coding sequence TTGACCCTTTTAGTGCCGCAGGCCTCCGACATCCTCGCCTCCCTCGGGCAGGAGGTCTTCGTCTGGGACCTCGCCAGCGACGCCATCCAGTGGGGCGACCAGGCCGGCCAGATTTTTGCGGGCATCCCGCCGGAGCGGCTCGCCTCCGGTGCCGAATTTTCAAAACTGATCGAGCCCGCGCAGTCGATCCGGACCGCCGCGCTAGCCCAGACCTCCGCCGTGCATGGCGCCGACGGCACGCCCTACCGGGTTGAATACGGCGTGCGCATGAGCGCCTCCGAGCCTTTGCTCTGGATCGAGGAGACCGGGCGCTGGTTCGCCGGCCCTGACGGCCGGCCGGTGCGCGCGCAGGGCATCGTCCGCGTCAACAATGAGCGCCATGCCCGCGACGAGGAGCTGGTGAGGCTCGCGCGTCTCGATCCGCTCACCGGCGAACTCAACCGCACCCATTTGATCGCCGCGCTCGCGGAAGCCATCGAAGAATCGACCCGCTTCCGCTCGACCGCGGCCTTCATGCTGGTCGGCATCGATCATCTCGCCCGCGTCAACGACGCCTTCGGCTTCGACGTCGCCGACGCCGTGATCCTCGACATCGCCAAGCGCATCCGCGCGCGCTTACGCGGCGGTGACGTGCTCGGCCGCTTCTCCGGCAACAAGTTCGGCCTGATCCTGAAGAACTGCACCATCGACGACATGAACGTCGCGGCCGAGCGTTTCCTCGCCGGCATCCGCGACGATGTGGTGCCGACGAGATCCGGACCGGTCTCGGTCACGGCCTCGATCGGCGCCGTCAGCGTGCCGCGCTACGCGCGCAACGCCGACGAGGCGGTCAACCGCGCCCACGAGACGCTGGATGCCGCCAAGCGCCGGCGCGCCGGCTCGTTCGGTATCTGGCGTCCGAACGCCGAGCGCGATGCGCAGCGCCGCGTCAACATCCGCGTCACCGACGAGATCGTCACCGCGCTGAACGAACGCCGCATCGTGCTCGCCTATGAGCCGGTGGTGGCGGCCGCCTCGCGCGAGGGCGCGTTCTACGAATGCCTGGTGCGGATGGAGCAGGGCGATGGCTCAACGCTGCTCGCGCCCGATATCGTGCCGGTCGCCGAACGGCTCGGCCTGATCCGGCTCGTCGATCACCGCGTGCTCGAGCTCGTGGTTGCCGAGCTGGCGGCCTCGCCGCATGTGCAGCTCAGCCTCAACATCTCGCCCGACACCACCATGGATCCGGACTGGTGGGCTTCCATCGAATCGTTGATGCTTGCCCATCCCGGCGTCGCCGAGCGATTGATCGTCGAGATCACCGAGACGGTCGCGATCCAGGACATCGACGACGTCCGCGCCTTCGTCGGGCGCCTCAAGCATTTTGGCAGCCGCATTGCCATCGACGATTTTGGCGCCGGCTACACCTCGTTCCGCAACCTGCGCAAGCTCGGCGTGGATATCGTCAAGATCGACGGCGCCTTCGTGCAGAACATCACCCATTCCGCCGACGACCGCGCCTTCGTGCATACGCTGATCGACCTCGCCCGCCGCCTCGACATCAAGACGGTTGCCGAATGGGTGCAGGACGAGGAGGCCGCCAACCTGCTGCGCGACTGGGGTTGCGATTTCATCCAAGGCCGGCTGATCGGCCTTGCGTCGGCTGAGCGTCCGTGGGGCGCGCCGCCGGACAGCGCGCTGCCCGCGGCAGGGTAG
- a CDS encoding tripartite tricarboxylate transporter permease: MDTLANVAHGFGVALTGINLLYCFIGVFIGTLVGVLPGIGPISAMSLLLPVTLSGTPESGIIMMAGIYYGSMYGGSTTSILVNIPGEAASVVTCIDGHQMAKQGRAGPALGISAFGSFIAGTFALVALMLVAPKLASIAIAFGPAEYFSLMVLGLVVLTFLTQGSMPKALLMACIGVVLGLIGLDSITAQPRLTFGRMELIDGIGLVPVVMGLFGVAEVLLNTEQVIKRDIINTKITQLLPNKADWQASTGPVARGTLLGFLLGILPGGGAVVASFASYALEKRLSKTPERFGHGAIEGVAGPESANNAAAGGAFIPLMTLGIPPNVVMALLLGAFVIHGLQPGPLLITQNPGLFWGIVASMYIGNLMLLVLNLPMIGMWVQLLKLPYNILFPLIILFTILGVYCSSNNVFDVYVMIAFGAIGYFMRKLGFEPAPLVLAFVLGPMMENNLRKSLILSQGDLWTFVQRPISATCLALALVLLIAPLLPALRKKRELVALDEGA, translated from the coding sequence ATGGATACGCTTGCCAATGTCGCGCACGGGTTCGGCGTCGCGCTGACCGGAATCAACCTGCTCTACTGCTTCATCGGCGTCTTCATCGGCACGCTGGTCGGCGTGCTGCCCGGCATCGGGCCGATCTCGGCGATGTCGCTGCTGCTGCCGGTGACGCTGTCAGGCACGCCGGAATCCGGCATCATCATGATGGCCGGCATCTACTACGGCTCGATGTATGGCGGATCGACCACCTCGATCCTGGTCAACATCCCCGGCGAAGCGGCCTCCGTCGTCACCTGCATCGACGGTCACCAGATGGCGAAGCAGGGCCGCGCCGGCCCCGCGCTCGGCATCTCCGCCTTCGGCTCCTTCATCGCCGGCACGTTTGCGCTCGTCGCCTTGATGCTGGTGGCGCCAAAGCTTGCGAGCATCGCCATCGCGTTCGGGCCTGCGGAGTATTTCAGCCTGATGGTGCTCGGCCTCGTCGTGCTCACCTTCCTCACCCAAGGCTCGATGCCGAAGGCGCTCTTGATGGCCTGCATCGGCGTGGTGCTCGGCCTGATCGGGCTCGACAGCATCACCGCGCAGCCGCGCCTCACCTTCGGCCGCATGGAGCTGATCGACGGCATCGGTCTCGTGCCGGTCGTGATGGGGCTGTTCGGCGTCGCCGAGGTGCTGCTCAACACCGAGCAGGTGATCAAGCGCGACATCATCAACACCAAGATCACGCAGCTATTGCCGAACAAGGCGGACTGGCAGGCCAGCACGGGGCCCGTGGCGCGCGGCACGCTGCTCGGCTTCCTGCTCGGCATTTTGCCGGGCGGCGGTGCGGTCGTTGCCTCGTTCGCCTCTTATGCGCTGGAGAAGCGGCTGTCGAAGACGCCGGAGCGCTTTGGCCATGGCGCGATCGAGGGCGTCGCGGGTCCGGAGTCCGCCAACAATGCGGCGGCCGGCGGTGCGTTCATTCCGCTGATGACCTTGGGCATCCCACCGAATGTAGTGATGGCGCTGCTCTTGGGTGCGTTCGTCATCCACGGCCTGCAGCCGGGGCCGCTGCTGATTACGCAAAACCCCGGCCTGTTCTGGGGCATCGTCGCCAGCATGTATATCGGCAACCTCATGCTGCTGGTGCTCAATTTGCCGATGATCGGCATGTGGGTGCAGCTGTTGAAGCTGCCCTACAACATCCTGTTCCCGCTGATCATCCTGTTCACGATCCTCGGCGTCTACTGCTCGAGCAATAACGTGTTCGACGTCTATGTGATGATCGCCTTCGGCGCGATCGGTTACTTCATGCGCAAGCTCGGCTTCGAGCCGGCGCCGCTGGTGCTGGCCTTCGTGCTGGGGCCGATGATGGAGAACAACTTACGCAAATCGCTGATCCTGTCGCAGGGCGACCTCTGGACCTTTGTGCAGCGACCGATTTCGGCGACGTGCCTCGCGCTGGCGCTGGTGCTGTTGATCGCGCCGCTGTTGCCCGCGCTGCGCAAGAAGCGCGAGCTGGTGGCGCTGGATGAGGGGGCGTGA
- a CDS encoding antibiotic biosynthesis monooxygenase, with amino-acid sequence MALRPLDPAFPIDRQIAIDAGPVVLVNLFTLDKADEQQFLETWQDDAAFMKRQPGFISTQLHRALGDSPTYLNYAVWESTTAFRAAFTHSEFRAKISAYPSSAVGSPHLFQKVAIPDICVA; translated from the coding sequence ATGGCCCTGCGTCCTCTCGACCCCGCCTTCCCGATCGACCGGCAGATCGCGATCGATGCCGGCCCCGTCGTGCTGGTGAATTTGTTCACGCTCGACAAGGCCGACGAACAGCAGTTCCTGGAAACCTGGCAGGACGACGCCGCCTTCATGAAGCGGCAGCCCGGCTTCATCTCCACCCAGCTTCACCGCGCGCTCGGCGACAGCCCGACCTATCTGAACTACGCAGTGTGGGAATCGACCACGGCCTTCCGCGCCGCGTTCACACATTCGGAATTCCGGGCGAAGATTTCGGCCTACCCATCCTCCGCCGTCGGCAGCCCGCATCTGTTCCAGAAGGTCGCGATTCCCGACATCTGCGTCGCGTAG